The Triticum urartu cultivar G1812 chromosome 6, Tu2.1, whole genome shotgun sequence genome includes the window GGCCTCCTGCAAGCACAGCGATGAGATGTTCATGTCGTCGTCTACTGCAGTTCACTATTTTGTGCTTTTTCTGAAGATAAATGGAAGTGCAAATGCAATCCGCTAGTGATTTGCTCTTGAGGTTCATTTTACTTATGTTTGTAGGAAAAAAGGTTGGTGTGCTTCGGTTGGATGCCCCGTTACTAAAAAAAATTGTTGAAAAACTGCAGTTTGTTGTAAAGATATACAGTATGTTTGAGTGTACGCCCTTTTGCTCTCTACCTCCACTGTCCATAGTTTTGTGGTATTCTCTGAGTATTTGTCAATGTATGTCTAGGTGCAAGTGCGATGTGCTACCAATTTCCGTCAGCATATTCAGGACTTCAGGCAGACTGTTGTTCAGCCCAAGCAAGCCACTAATCAGTTAAAGGAAATTTGGCAGCGGACGCCTGCTGACTTTGTCAAAGTTAACTTTGATGTTGCCTTTTATGCGGATACTGGACAGGGAGCCTGGGGGTGTGTTTTTCGTTCAGATCAAGGTTATTTCTTGACGGCCAGACAGATATATGCAGCACATCTTGGGACCTCTGCATGCCGAGACGATGACAGGTTTGAGGGCAGCAGAAGCGAGTGATGAATTTGGCCTACACAGAGTGGTACCCGAATCTAACTCCAAAGTCCTTGTCCAAGCTCTGAACTCTGATGATTACGACCGGGCCACGATTGGCGTCCTGTTACACGAGACGTGTAGTGTATGTCATGCAAACTTTGAGTCATTTAGTTTCAATTTTTGTAAAAGTGACTGTAATAAGGCGGCCCATGAACTAGTCATGTTTGGCTTCAGGGCAAGAGCTGCTGATCTTTCGTGGATCGAGCAGGCTCCAGACTGTGTTTCGGTGCTGGTCGCCAGCGAGATCGCTGCGCGGGTTTGGTAATAGAATGAATTTTCCGGTTAAAAAAAGAAGCTGAGAATTGCCTATAATACAGTGGAAGATTTAACAACGAGAAGGCTGAGTTTGAGCAAGCTTCCTTCAGAAAAGGTACAGTTCGTTGTCTCTGACCTCTTTCTTGTCTGCCTGTCACTAGCTAGCGATGTTTTTGTTATGATTTTTTTTGTGAAGTTCACCCTCGGCATGGACAGCATGTCATGGACCCTCTGTTCCTAGGGGCTGATTGTATTTTTATGAGGGGGATATTATTCTTTTTAGCAGTTCATCACGCCATCGTGTTAGTATTGTTGAACTGATGAATTCGAGCATTTACTGATACTGTCATTTCATTGTATTGATTCTGAGGACAAAATACGAATCTTTGAAGCACTAGGGGGGTAACCATTGCACAAGACTTCATGTGTGCCTTCATCATAGAAAATAGAGTGAATATCTCTAAGGTTGAATAAATGAATCATACAGAATATTGTCAAAACCCCGCATTTTCTCACTAAAACAAACTTATGTACTTGCATACGACCCTCTTTGAACCTGGACGGCACCTACTGCTCAACTTGGACGATGACAAGTGCTCAACTCGAACGGGAGACTTTGTCGTTGCTTTTTAACCATGAATGTTTCTAAAGACACTGGGAATTACTTCAAAACTgctttatactccctccgtcccaaaataagtgtctcaactttgtactaactatAAAAGAAAATATTTTATGTGTTTTCTTTTTGAACTTCTAATTTTTCTTTTGCATCAAAGTTCTGCACTTCATTCTTTCTGCTTAACCTTTTTATGCTCTAAACTTTCACAAGCTATTTTTCTATCAGTAAGTGTTCTTTTCTTCCAGGCATTCATTTTTTGTACCTTTTGCACAATAATATTCAAAATTATGGTACTAGAGAGTTTGTACTTCTCAAAAAATAATCACTCAGAGCTCTTTTTGTTTTAGTTTTAAATTTTCCTTCTCATCCTTACTGACGGCGTCGTCGCCATCATACCTGCATGGTTTATATAGTTGAACGGACTTATATTTTTACCATTCCCTTGTTTTAAAAACTTCTGTTTTCTTCTCCACACTTTCTACCGGACAAGTCTTGAATGATATTTTCactatttttccttgttttacCTCATCGAACAGGGGAACAACACATTATACGAAACAAAATACACATTTGAAGAAACAAAATAGGGGGATAACCATTGCACATGATCTCATGTGTGCCTTCATCATAGAAGAATAGAGTGGATATCTCCAAGTTCTAAGGTTGAGCAAATCAAACATACATAATATTGTCCAAAAACCCGCAATTTTTCTCACTAAAACAAACTTCTGTACTTGCATACAACCCTCTTTGAACTTGGACGACATCTAGCGCTCAACTTGGACGATGACCAGTGCTCAACTTGAACGGAGGAGATTGCCGTTGCTTTTAACCATGAATGCTTCGAAAGACACTAGGAATTGCTTCGAAACTTCTTTATACTTTTCAACATGAGGGTTCTCTCAGCTGGGCCAAGAAGTAACCCATACATATTATTTTTATTCTGCAAGAACGAAACACTACAATAATTAACAACTAATCTATCAGTACATCCAGAACAATTTCAGTTTTTAGAACAAACTTCCATTGATGTGTTAAACTCCGAATCTGTATATAGGACATGATGGGTCTCAGGCTACTTACAAAATAGGTTGCATTAGGGGAGAAATTACCTCTATCTCCTGCCCGGATAGAGGATACGTACTTCCAATACACGAACAACAGAACTGAAGTGGCTCTTGTCACCGATCTGCAGTCGCTCCAGCCTCCCTCATGCTGCATTCAGGGAGAAAATAAATTAGTTATAGAAAGGGGATTTAGAGAGGAAGAGAAACAGAGGGGGAGGGCATTATAGTGAAGTGCAAGATCATTATTTACTTGCAGCTGAGAAATGGATCAATGCTTAACTATAACGAAGTGCAGACATGGTGAAAAAGCATCAAAATGTTGATCAACTAATACTAAATTCTCTTAAAAAACCAACACTAGCATGTATTATTTGCTTAGTCTGGGATGGACTGTCAGAATTTCTAAAGGCACTTAATTACCTTTATTGCACACATAATATTGCAGGATTTCCTCAAGATTTTGCACACTTAAAGCACAATGCAAAGATAAGAACACACAACTTGAACTAAGAATCGAAATGAAAGTTGGGGTAGCATGCCTGTGAGAGGGAGGTCGAGGGCAGCAGGGCGTGCAGTGGGCCAAGGACTTAGTTGTACGGGGCCGGCAGCGGCGCTAGCGCGCGAAGAACCCTAGCCATAGTAGTTGGTCCATCAGCGAGCAAGAATCAGAAAGAAAATGTTCAAAGAAAAATGAGACGCCATTCTCACTGTGTGGGTGCTCAATGGGTGCAGCGCTGGGTGAAAATGGTAGTCGCAGTAACACTTGGACTGCGGTGATAGCTCGACTTGGACAGCTCCCAATGATTGTGGATCCCCTGGCTGCTGCAAGTTTGACATGGTGAAGATGGTGCAGCAGCAAGTTCGACTTTGTGCGATAACTTTGCTGCTTGAGAACCTGGGGTGTCCGTCCTTGAACTGCAGGTATGTAGATTTTCAAATGATGAAAGTCACAAAAGTGAGCTATTTTTGTTTTACTTCAAATAATTCAACATGAAAAATACAAATACATATAAATATTTTTTGTGCCAAAATCTAAAGCAGATGTCAGTTTGACCTTTTTAACTACTTTTTTGCACAAGGAGATGATGTTATTGAACTGGCTACGTACATTCAGTTTTACCTAGTATGGTTGTACTAGTAATGCAAGCACTGCTTCCAAGGTTTTATAGAGATCAGTAGCCATCCAACTATGAAATGCATGCAAACCAATCTGCATACACTAGCGAACATTGAAACAAAGAACCCCTGTTTCTCAACTTTGAACTTTTGTATGGGTTTTCCCTCAACTTATTGTATCCGTGAGTCTGAACTGATGCAATTATATAAGA containing:
- the LOC125513474 gene encoding uncharacterized protein LOC125513474, with the protein product MELLAANPSTHQPPSRQPRPHPRCGDRRRWRRSQGRPPAAMSQDIDAPKIPGYSNDFMLVQVRCATNFRQHIQDFRQTVVQPKQATNQLKEIWQRTPADFVKVNFDVAFYADTGQGAWGCVFRSDQGYFLTARQIYAAHLGTSACRDDDRFEGSRSE